A single genomic interval of Arthrobacter globiformis harbors:
- a CDS encoding NUDIX hydrolase yields the protein MPSAIGAHVAPAPHSAPASLPTVEEVSAGGVVVDTSDDELRVAIIARLNRGGRLEWCLPKGHPEGRENNEEAAVREIAEETGIDGHILAPLGSIDYWFTVSGHRVHKTVHHYLLRATGGELTIENDPDKEAVDVAWVPIHELARKLSFPNERRIADLAREVLPEHL from the coding sequence TTGCCGTCGGCAATTGGTGCCCATGTCGCGCCTGCACCGCACTCGGCCCCGGCCTCGCTCCCCACCGTTGAGGAGGTCTCCGCCGGAGGCGTCGTGGTGGACACGTCCGACGACGAACTGAGGGTAGCGATTATTGCCCGCCTTAACAGGGGCGGACGGCTGGAGTGGTGCCTGCCCAAGGGCCACCCCGAGGGCCGGGAAAACAATGAGGAAGCCGCGGTCCGTGAGATTGCCGAGGAAACCGGCATCGACGGTCATATTCTGGCCCCGCTGGGCAGCATCGATTACTGGTTCACCGTCAGCGGGCACCGCGTGCATAAGACAGTGCACCACTACCTGCTGCGCGCCACCGGCGGCGAACTCACCATCGAAAACGATCCTGACAAGGAAGCGGTTGATGTTGCTTGGGTTCCCATCCACGAACTTGCCCGCAAGCTTTCGTTCCCCAATGAACGCCGCATCGCCGACCTGGCACGCGAAGTCCTTCCCGAGCACCTCTGA